From a single Paenibacillus sp. FSL W8-0426 genomic region:
- a CDS encoding CTP synthase, translated as MTKYIFVTGGVVSSLGKGITAASLGRLLKNRGLKVTIQKFDPYINIDPGTMSPYQHGEVFVTDDGAETDLDLGHYERFIDINLSKNSNVTTGKVYSSVISKERRGEYLGGTVQVIPHITNEIKERVFRAGREAGSDVVITEIGGTVGDIESLPFLEAIRQIKSDVGRDNVMYIHVTLIPYIKAAGEVKTKPTQHSVKELRSIGIQPNVIVCRTEYELSTDMKAKIALFCDIDANAVVECRDASTLYEVPLNLREEGLDEIVVNHLKLTTPAPDMSEWEGLVERISKLERTVEIAIVGKYVALHDAYLSVVESLSHAGFAANADVKLRWIQSEDVTEENVDELLGGVGGILVPGGFGDRGIEGKVTAIRYAREKQIPFFGICLGMQVSVIEYARSIVGMNGANSSEINPTTEFPVIDLLPEQKDIENLGGTMRLGLYPCKLQEGSLAAACYDDELVYERHRHRYEFNNEYREEIEKAGLVISGTSPDGRLVEIVELPNHPWFLAVQFHPEFTSRPNRPQPLFREFVKASLLNAESK; from the coding sequence GTGACAAAGTATATTTTCGTGACGGGCGGCGTTGTGTCCTCCCTGGGCAAAGGGATTACGGCAGCTTCGCTGGGCAGATTGCTGAAAAATCGTGGGTTGAAGGTGACCATTCAAAAATTTGATCCGTACATCAACATCGACCCGGGTACCATGAGTCCGTATCAGCATGGTGAAGTGTTCGTAACCGATGACGGCGCGGAAACAGACCTGGATTTGGGTCATTACGAGCGCTTCATCGATATTAACCTTTCCAAAAACAGCAACGTCACGACTGGTAAAGTATACTCCTCCGTCATCAGCAAAGAGCGGCGCGGGGAATATCTGGGCGGCACGGTGCAAGTCATTCCGCATATCACGAACGAGATTAAAGAACGCGTATTCCGCGCAGGCCGCGAAGCGGGCTCGGATGTTGTTATCACGGAAATCGGCGGAACCGTCGGCGATATCGAGAGCTTGCCTTTCCTGGAAGCAATCCGTCAAATCAAGAGCGACGTGGGCCGCGACAATGTCATGTATATCCACGTAACGCTGATTCCTTATATCAAGGCTGCGGGAGAAGTGAAAACAAAGCCGACACAGCATAGCGTAAAAGAACTGCGCAGCATCGGCATTCAGCCGAACGTCATCGTTTGCCGCACAGAATATGAACTGTCCACAGACATGAAAGCCAAAATCGCCTTGTTCTGCGATATTGATGCCAACGCCGTTGTGGAATGCCGCGACGCCAGCACGTTGTATGAAGTTCCGCTGAACCTGCGCGAAGAAGGTTTGGACGAAATTGTCGTGAACCATCTGAAATTGACCACTCCTGCACCGGATATGAGCGAGTGGGAAGGATTGGTTGAGCGGATCAGCAAGCTGGAGCGTACGGTTGAAATCGCGATCGTGGGTAAATACGTGGCGCTTCACGATGCGTATTTGAGCGTTGTGGAATCCTTGTCCCATGCAGGTTTTGCGGCCAATGCGGACGTGAAGCTTCGCTGGATTCAATCCGAGGACGTGACCGAAGAGAACGTGGACGAGTTGCTGGGCGGCGTAGGCGGCATTCTGGTGCCCGGCGGCTTTGGCGATCGCGGAATCGAGGGCAAGGTAACGGCGATTCGATATGCACGCGAGAAACAAATTCCGTTCTTCGGTATCTGTCTTGGCATGCAGGTTTCCGTGATCGAGTATGCACGTTCGATCGTGGGCATGAACGGCGCGAACAGCTCCGAGATCAACCCTACCACCGAATTCCCAGTGATCGACCTGCTGCCTGAGCAGAAGGATATCGAAAACTTGGGTGGAACGATGCGCCTCGGGCTGTATCCGTGCAAGCTGCAGGAAGGTTCCCTGGCTGCGGCATGCTACGACGACGAATTGGTATACGAGAGACACCGCCATCGGTACGAGTTCAACAACGAGTATCGCGAAGAGATTGAAAAGGCAGGTCTGGTCATCTCCGGTACGTCCCCTGACGGGCGTTTGGTGGAAATCGTTGAGCTTCCGAACCATCCTTGGTTCCTGGCGGTTCAATTCCATCCGGAGTTCACGTCCCGTCCGAACCGTCCGCAGCCGTTGTTCCGCGAGTTTGTGAAAGCGTCCTTGCTAAACGCTGAAAGCAAATAA
- a CDS encoding response regulator, with protein sequence MENKKVLIVDDQNGIRILLMEVFSSEGYNTFQAPNGKVALEIVKNDKPDLVLLDMKIPGMDGLEILKHIKEIDSSIKVIMMTAYGELDMIKEATDLGALMHFTKPFDIDEMRVAVNMQLRSDTAGKCS encoded by the coding sequence GTGGAAAACAAAAAAGTCTTAATTGTTGATGACCAAAATGGGATTCGAATTCTGTTAATGGAAGTGTTCAGCAGCGAGGGATATAACACCTTTCAGGCACCGAACGGCAAAGTCGCTTTGGAGATTGTCAAAAATGACAAACCTGATCTGGTGTTGCTTGATATGAAGATTCCGGGCATGGACGGGCTGGAGATTTTAAAACACATCAAGGAGATCGATTCGAGCATCAAGGTGATTATGATGACTGCTTACGGGGAATTGGATATGATCAAGGAAGCGACCGATCTGGGGGCATTGATGCATTTTACGAAACCGTTTGACATTGATGAAATGCGGGTGGCGGTCAATATGCAGCTCCGCAGCGATACGGCTGGTAAATGCAGTTGA